In Gemmatimonadota bacterium, the genomic stretch TGCGCGGGCACCGGTTCCGATCCGACATCCGTCTCCTCCGGGGGAGACGTCCGACCCCGCGGGCAAGGTACACGCTGGAGCCTCCGCGCACGACGGGAGCGGGGGCGGCGTGAGGGCCGCCAGGGCCGGACTGGCGGGGGCTCGCCGTCCTGGGGAGATTGGACGGGTCAGGATGGGCCGCAGCCGGCCCTCGCTCCACCCGCAGGGACAGGACGACCCATGAGCCACAAGCACGTTCGCGACATTCCCGCCCAGACCGTGAAGGCGGGCACCGGCGCCCAGATGCAGGTGCTGATCGGGAGCGATCAGGGTCCCCACTTCGCCATGCGCCGGTTCGTGATGGATCCGGGGGGTGGGATGCCGCTGCACACCAACGCCGTCGAGCACGAGCAGTACGTCCTGGGCGGACGCGGCCGCGTGACCATCGGCGACCAGGTGGTCGAGGTCACCCGCGACGACGTGCTGTACATCCCGGCGGGAGTGCCTCACTCCTACGATTCGCTGGGTCCGGAGCCCTTCGAGTTCATCTGCGTGGTGCCCAACCAACCGGATCGGATCGAGCTGGTCGAGCCGGCCTGCTGACGTCCCAGGGGCCGGGGGCGCGGGCCATCGCCCGCGGCCGACGTCACGATCCCAGCCAGTAGTTCGCCTTGATCAGGAACACGTTGCGCCCGAGGTCCGTCCAGGCGCGGCCCAGATCGGACCACGGCTCGAGGGTGGGGTCGGTGCTGCGATCCGAGCGGTTCTGGCTCCACACCAGGAAGAGCGTGGAGCCCGGCCGGTACTCCCAGCGCACCACCAGGTTGCCGCGCAGGGAGCGCACCCGGAAGTCGGGATCGGCGAACGCGAGGGCGGGCGCGGGCCCGGGCCCATCGGCGTCGGCGGAGTAGCGACCGCTCCCCTCGTCGAAGCGGAGCGTGGACCCTTCGCTTCCGTACGGCAGGAAGTCGTAGCTCGCGGGCCGACGCAGGGCGCGGAAGGCCTCGTAGTCCCCGTTCGACACGAAGGGCTGCGCATAGAGCTGGACCGTGAGCGCGGGCGTGAGCGCGAGATCCACGCGCAGCGTGGCCTCCAGGCTCTCCCGCTCCAGGCCCGCGAACAGGTAGCGCGCGCCGAAGGTCGCGCTCGCCGCGGCATCCGCGGCCTGTGTCACGTAGAAGGCGTCGTCCTCGCTCCTGCGATAGGCCGCCGCCACGCTCCAGCTCCACCAGCCGCTCCCCCGCCCCGCGAGCGACGGCGTCAGCGCCACCGACCACGATCCGACCTCGGACTCCGTCCAGGTGGCGCGCAACCCGCCCGACACGCCGCGGCGGTCGTCGCTCGACACCCCGCCGGAGACGAACCAACCCGCCGGCTGCACCATGCGCGGCCCACCTCGGGTCTCGCGCGTGCTCAGCGCCTCCAGGTCGCGGCGGAGCGCGAGGTCGAAGCTGCGGAAGCCCTGCGTCTGCCCGCTCAGATCCACGCGCACGTTCGTACCGGTGCGGGTCCCGCCGAAGTCCCAGAACGAGAAGGCCTGCCCGCTGACGCGCAACGAACGGAACGTGGCGCTCGGGCTCAGCCAGCGGCGCCTCAGCAGCCCGAACAGGACGTGGCGGTCGGCCTGGTTCTGGAATCCGGCGTCATTGAGCTCGAATCCGGGCGAGAGCGATTGGCCGTTCAGGCTGTAGATCCAATCCCCCGCCTCCTTCACCAACTCCAGCTCGGCGCCCCAGCCGCCGAGCGCGGTGGACTCCGGGTCGAGCTCGAGATGGTCCTGATCCGGGCGCTGGAAGAACCGGGCGGACGAACGCTGCGCCCGCAGGATGGCGGCGGCGGGCCCGCGCACGTGCGAGGCGCCCACCCAGCCGCGCAGCGCGTGGGCGCGGTTGCCCCAGCGGCGCACGAAGTCGATGCCACCGGTGACGGCACCGTCCCGCAGGACGTCGAACGCCGGGCCGCCCTGCTCGCGCAGGCTGTTCGTCACGATGAGGCCCACCTCGCTGCCGCTCGCGTTGAAGTCCCGGCGGACCCGCACCACGGACAGGTTCGTGCGCGGCTCGACCGGTACCTCGACGACGGGGCCACCGGGGCTCTCGATCACACGCGCGTGCTCGCGGTCCGTGGTGGCGTTCAGGACGCCCACGGTCCATCCGGACGGCGTGCGCCCCGACACCTTGGCGGCACCGAGGATCGTGGAGGCGGACGGCGCGTCGACGAACAGGCCGGAGGCACCCAGGCTCGGCGCGCGCCCGACGCGGCGCGTGTAGAAGAAGCGCATGCTGCTCAGACCGCCGAAGTCGAAGGCACTCGCGCCCTCGACGAAGAACGGGCGGCGCTCCTCGAAGAACTGCTCGAAGGCGCTGAGGTTCACTACCGCCGGGTCCGCCTCCACCTGCCCGAAGTCGGGATTGAAGGTGGCGTCGAGCGTGAGCGATCCCGTCAGCCCGTACTTCAGGTCCAGCCCGCCGGACAGGCCGTAGACGCTCCCGTCGTCGAACGGGCTCGTCGGATCGGCGCGCGCATCGAAGGAGCCGCTGGCCACCGTGTAGGGAAGGATCTCCAGCCGGTCGGGTGCTTCGAGCCCCAGGAGGCCCTCGAGATGGCCGAAGCGGGACGCGAACCCGGGCTCGGTGGGGGGCGTCCAGGCCCAATCGACCACTTCCCCCGCTGCGACGATGTCGCGCCGGAACTGGACGCCCCAGACGGGAGCGGCCCCACCTCCCGCGAAGCGGAGCTGCGTGAACGGGATCCGGATCTCGGCCGTCCACCCCGCGGAGTCGACCCGGGTGGCGGCCTCCCACACCGGATCCCAGGTCATGTCCATCCCGCTCTCGCTGTCGTTGGGCGCGATCAGGTCGTTGCGCCCTCCCGCCGGTGTGACCCCGAACACGTACGCCGTGCGGTGGTCGTGCTGCGAATCGAGCATGACCAGGAACTGGTCGTTGAACAGCCCGAAGGAGTCGCGCCGCCCGCGGAGCCGCGAGACGGTGCCCCCGTCGCGCGCGGAGAGCCGCGCGCCCACGTACAGCGCCTCGCGCGTGAAGGTGACGCGCACTTCGGTGTGTTCGCTCGCCGGCGCTCCGTCTCCGGGCCGGGTGCGTCGGAATCCGTCCATCACCGGGGCTTCCCGCCATGCGGGGTCGTCGAGGTGCCCGTCCACCCGTGGTGCCACGGCGGCGGGCACCGCCCGCGCGACCGGCGGCGTCCGTCCGTGCCCGGCCGTGTCCGGCGCGAGCGAGGGAGCAGCGGCCTGGACGCTCATCCACAGCAGCAGGAGCGGCTTCACGCGGCCACCGGGCCCGCGGTGCGAGGGCCAGTCCGTGTCACCTGTGCTTTACGCATGTTGTCGTCCAGTTCGCGGGCACTGCGCGGCATGGCCCTGGCCTGCCGCGTGCATGCGTCGGTCCCACGCGCCAGGCTCCTCCGCCGAGTCCAGAAGGAACCACGGGGGTCGGGGCAGCCGCAACCGGGACGCGCATCGGCCGCGGCCTCCGCCGGTCCGCGCCTGTCCCGAGCACTGGCGGATCGCCAGAAAGCGCGCCGTTCGGCGACTTCCGGGGACCGGTCATTGCGCCGGGAGCGAGACCTCCCGAGAATGGGCGCGTTTTCGTATTTTGTGGGGCTTTCAGGCCGTCGGAGCGATCGGCCTTTCCAGGCCTCGGACGGCAGGAGAACGCGCAGGGATGGTCGACCAGGAGCTCCTCGGGATCCTCGTATGTCCGGAGAGCCGTCAGCCCGTGCGTGAAGCGGAGCCCGGCCTTCTCGAGCGCGTCAACGCCGCCATCGCGGCCGGAACCGTGACCACGCGCGGCGGGGAGCGTCCCCAGGGCCCGATCCAGGGAGGGCTCCTCCGCGAAGACGGGACCCTGCTGTACCCCGTGCGGGACGACATCCCGATCATGCTCATCGACGAGGCCATCCCGCTCGAGCGGACCGCCTCGGACGCCTGATCCAACCAATCAAGCCAGGACGATGGACCGAACTCGGATTGTGCGGCTCGGCACGGGGCTGATGGCCCTGCTGGGCACCGTGGCCTGCGGAGCGGCCCCCTCGCAGGGAGTGGCGCGTGGCGAGGCCATCTTCGACACGTGCGTGCCGTGCCACGGCGCGGCCGGGGAAGGCAACCTGGCGCTGGGCGCGCCGGCCATCGCCGGGCTCCCCGAGTATTACGTCGCGGCCCAGCTCCAGAGCTTCCAGGCGAATTGGCGCGGCGCCCACCCGTTCGACACGGTCGGCATCCGCATGAAGTCCATGGTGCAGGCCTTGGATCTCGAGGGGGACCTGGAGTCGGTCGCGCAGTACGTGGCCACGCTCCCCGGAGTGGACCCGGCGACCACGCTCCACGGGGACCCCGAAGCGGGCCGCGCCAGCTACCAGGTCTGCGTCGCCTGCCACGGTCCCGACGGAAAGGGAGTCGAGGCGGTGCGCTCCCCGCCGCTGGTGGGACAGCACGACTGGTACCTCCTGGCCCAGTTCCAGAAGTTCCGCAAAGGCTGGCGCGGCGCCGATCCCCAGGACGCCTTCGGCCAGACGATGCGCCCCAACTCGATGCTGCTCGACGACGAGCAGGTCACCGACGTCATCGCCTACATCCAGACGCTGCAGTAGGAGGCTCGACTCCCATGGCGAACGAAGTCGCGTCCACCGGCGGCCGGATCCCGGTCGAACAGGCGTCCATCAAGGACTCGTACCTCGACATCCCGGACGAGACCAATCCGGCGATCCTCGACGCCCGCAAGACGTTCCTGGCGACAGTGATCGGCGCCGTGCTGTTCATCGGCGCCATCCTCCTGTTCATTCTCTGATCCCGACGGATCCATGATCGAACGACTGATCCTGCAGGCGTCGGACTACGCCGCCTCCATCGATGGGCTGATCCTGCTCATCGCGGTGCTGACCGGCTTCTGGTTCCTGGCGGCCGAGTTCATGTTCTTCTGGCTGATCCTGCGCTTCCGCGCCAAGGACGGCGTGAAGAGCCAGTACATCACGGGCAAGGAGAAGCACCTCAAGCGCTGGATCACCATCCCCCACGCGCTGGTGCTGGTCTGCGACATCTTCATCGTCGCGGGCGCGGTCCGGGTCTGGTACAACATCAAGCAGAACCTCCCCGAGGCCGACGCCACCGTCCGCGTGATCGGACAGCAGTGGGCCTGGGTCTTCCAGCACCCGGGGGCGGACAACGAGCTCGACACCCCGGACGACATCTGGACCACGGACGAGCTGCACGTCCAGAACGACCAGGTCTACCACTACCAGCTGCAGTCGCGGGACGTGCTGCACGACTTCTCCGTCCCCGTCTTCCGTCTCAAGCAGGACGCGGTGCCCGGCCGCACCATCACCGGGTGGTTCCGGCCCACACGGGCAGGGACCTATGACATCCAGTGCGCCGAGATCTGCGGGATCGGCCACGGGGTGATGTTCGGCCGCATCGTGGTCGAAGACGCGAACGAGCATGCCGCTTGGGTCGCCGCCAACACCCCAGTGAACTCGCAGTAGCGGGAAGGAAAGCGAGAGAATGGCTCACGCCGCCGCCACCGAGGTCCACGGGCACGACGCCCACGCCCACGAGCACCACGGGCCCACCGGGATCCTCAAGTACATCTGGTCGACCGACCACAAGATCATCGCCATGCAGTACCTCTTCACCGGCATGGCGATGGGTGTGATCGGCGGCCTGATGGCGTACGTCTTCCGTATGCAGCTGGCCTTCCCGGGGATGCCGGTGCCGGGCTTCGGCACGGTCTCCCCCGGCGAGTACAACGCGCTGGTCACCAACCACGGATCGATCATGATCTTCTGGGTGGCCATGCCGGTGCTGATCGCCGCGTTCGGGAACTACCTGATCCCGCTGATGATCGGCGCGGACGACATGGTGTTCCCGCGCATCAACCGCCTGTCGTACCAGGTGTTCCTGGTCAGCGCCATCCTGCTGCTCCTCTCGCTGGTGGTGGAGGGGGGTGGGTTCGGTGGTGCCTGGACGTCGTATCCGCCGCTGTCGGCCAACGAGACCTACAACCTCACGCCGCTGGGCTCGAGCCTGTGGCTCACGGCCGTCGCGCTGGAGTTCGTGGCCTTCCTGTTGGGCGGGATCAACTTCATCACCACCCTGATGAACTCGCGCGCGCCCGGGATGAAGGCCTACGACATCCCGCTCGTCGTGTGGATGATCGTCATCGCCAGCATCCTGTTCATGCTGTCGGTCGGACCCCTCATCGCCGGCGCGGTGATGCTGCTGTTCGATCAGACCATCGGAACGGGATTCTACGACCCCCTGCGGGGCGGTGACCCGATCCTGTGGCAGCACCTGTTCTGGTTCTTCGGACACCCCGAGGTCTACGTGGTGCTCCTGCCCGCGATCGGGATCGTGATCGAGATCGTGGCCACGTTCGCCCGCAAGAAGCTCTTCGGCTACAAGATCATGCTGTACACGGCGGTCGCGACCGGCGTGTTGAGCTTCTTCGTGTGGGCCCACCACCAGTTCATCGCGGGGATCGACCCCCGGATGGCCAACATCTTCACGGTCACCACGCTCCTCATCTCGGTGCCCATCGCCGAGCTGCTCTTCGTGATGATCGCCACGCTCTACGGCGGCTCCATCACGCTGAACACGCCCATGCTGTGGGCGCTCGCCTTCATCGCCGAGTTCCTCATCGGAGGTGTGACGGGCATCTTCCTGGGCGCGAGCGGCGCGGACGTCTACCTGCACGACACCTACTTCGTGCTGGCACACTTCCACTACACGTTCTTCCCGATCGCCATCATCGGGACGTTCGCCGCGCTGAGTTACTGGTTCCCGAAGATGTTCGGGCGCATGATGAACGACCGCCTCGGCAAGATCCACTTCTGGGGCACCATCATCCCGTTCAACTTCATCTTCATCCCGCTGTTCGTGCTCGGGCTGGGCGGGCAGCACCGCCGGATCTACAACTTCCAGAACTTCCCCGAGCTGGCGGCCATGCAGCCGTTCCGGGTGTTGGCCACGGTGTCGCTGATCATCATGCTGCTCTTCCAGATCGTGTTCTTCTACAACCTCTTCCACAGCATGCGGAAGGGCGAGAAGGCCGGGAAGAACCCCTGGAAGGCCAACACGCTGGAGTGGACCACGGAGTCGCCGCCCCCGCACGGCAACTGGCCGGCGAACGAGATGCCGCGTGTCTACCGGGGCCCGTACGAGTACGCGCACCCGGATCGCGAAGAAGACTACTGGCCGCAGAACCTTCCTGCCTGAGGTCGACGCAACGTGAAGCCCATCGCCACCACCCGTTACGCCACCGGGATCCCCACCGGCCGCCTGGCCATCTGGTGGATCCTGGCCTCCGAGGTCGTCATCTTCGGCGGCCTCATCGCGGCCTATCTGATGTTCCGGCTCGGCCATCCCGAGTGGGCCGAGGCCTCCGCGGTCACCAACATGTGGATCGGGGCGTTCAACACGTTCGTGCTGCTGTCCTCCAGCTTCACGGCCGTGCTGGCCCACCAGGCCGCCGAGCAGGGGGACGGCCCCAAGGCGGCCCGCCTGCTCTCCTTCACCATCCTGGGCGCGCTGATCTTCCTGGGGGTCAAGTCCTTCGAGTGGTACTCCGAGATCAGCCACGGCTACACCATCACGGCCAACGGCTTCTGGAGCTTCTACTACACGGCCGCCGGGCTGCACGCCCTGCACGTGATCGCCGGCGCCGTCATCATGGGCTTCATCGCCCGGGATGCCCGCAAGAACCGTGAGCTGCAGCGCGTCGAGTTGATCGGGATCTACTGGCACTTCGTGGACGTGGTCTGGATCTTCCTGTTCCCCCTGCTGTACATCGCGAAGTAGAGGGTCATGAGCGAACATTCCGAGCACCACATCAACTACACCAGGATCTACATCATCCTCCTGGTGCTCCTGATCGTGTCGATCATCGGACCCGAGATCGGGATCCGGTGGCTGACCCTGATCACCGCCTTCGGAATCGCGCTGGTGAAGGCGAACCTGGTGATCCAGAACTTCATGCACCTGCGCACGGAGCGCCGCATCATGAAGTGGCTGCTCGCCGCGTCGCTGGTGTTGATGTTCCTGATGTTCTTCGCCGTGGCGCCGGACGTCATGCGCCACACCGGCACGAACTGGCAGAACGATGCTGCCCAGGCCGCCATCGAGCGCGGCGTGGGGGGCGGCGAGCACGGGGGTGAGGCGGCACACTAGCCCGCCTCACCCGGCGCCGCCGGAACACCGATTCCGGGCCCGCAGGGCCCGACCCGCAGTGGAGATCCGCAGTGAACGAAGCCACCCTCACGGTGGAACGTCCCGAGCCGCAGCGACGCCCGAAGCTCATCGCGGATGGCGTCATGGGCATGCTGCTGTTCGTC encodes the following:
- a CDS encoding cupin domain-containing protein, producing MSHKHVRDIPAQTVKAGTGAQMQVLIGSDQGPHFAMRRFVMDPGGGMPLHTNAVEHEQYVLGGRGRVTIGDQVVEVTRDDVLYIPAGVPHSYDSLGPEPFEFICVVPNQPDRIELVEPAC
- a CDS encoding DUF5916 domain-containing protein, which translates into the protein MKPLLLLWMSVQAAAPSLAPDTAGHGRTPPVARAVPAAVAPRVDGHLDDPAWREAPVMDGFRRTRPGDGAPASEHTEVRVTFTREALYVGARLSARDGGTVSRLRGRRDSFGLFNDQFLVMLDSQHDHRTAYVFGVTPAGGRNDLIAPNDSESGMDMTWDPVWEAATRVDSAGWTAEIRIPFTQLRFAGGGAAPVWGVQFRRDIVAAGEVVDWAWTPPTEPGFASRFGHLEGLLGLEAPDRLEILPYTVASGSFDARADPTSPFDDGSVYGLSGGLDLKYGLTGSLTLDATFNPDFGQVEADPAVVNLSAFEQFFEERRPFFVEGASAFDFGGLSSMRFFYTRRVGRAPSLGASGLFVDAPSASTILGAAKVSGRTPSGWTVGVLNATTDREHARVIESPGGPVVEVPVEPRTNLSVVRVRRDFNASGSEVGLIVTNSLREQGGPAFDVLRDGAVTGGIDFVRRWGNRAHALRGWVGASHVRGPAAAILRAQRSSARFFQRPDQDHLELDPESTALGGWGAELELVKEAGDWIYSLNGQSLSPGFELNDAGFQNQADRHVLFGLLRRRWLSPSATFRSLRVSGQAFSFWDFGGTRTGTNVRVDLSGQTQGFRSFDLALRRDLEALSTRETRGGPRMVQPAGWFVSGGVSSDDRRGVSGGLRATWTESEVGSWSVALTPSLAGRGSGWWSWSVAAAYRRSEDDAFYVTQAADAAASATFGARYLFAGLERESLEATLRVDLALTPALTVQLYAQPFVSNGDYEAFRALRRPASYDFLPYGSEGSTLRFDEGSGRYSADADGPGPAPALAFADPDFRVRSLRGNLVVRWEYRPGSTLFLVWSQNRSDRSTDPTLEPWSDLGRAWTDLGRNVFLIKANYWLGS
- a CDS encoding c-type cytochrome encodes the protein MDRTRIVRLGTGLMALLGTVACGAAPSQGVARGEAIFDTCVPCHGAAGEGNLALGAPAIAGLPEYYVAAQLQSFQANWRGAHPFDTVGIRMKSMVQALDLEGDLESVAQYVATLPGVDPATTLHGDPEAGRASYQVCVACHGPDGKGVEAVRSPPLVGQHDWYLLAQFQKFRKGWRGADPQDAFGQTMRPNSMLLDDEQVTDVIAYIQTLQ
- a CDS encoding cytochrome C oxidase subunit II, translated to MIERLILQASDYAASIDGLILLIAVLTGFWFLAAEFMFFWLILRFRAKDGVKSQYITGKEKHLKRWITIPHALVLVCDIFIVAGAVRVWYNIKQNLPEADATVRVIGQQWAWVFQHPGADNELDTPDDIWTTDELHVQNDQVYHYQLQSRDVLHDFSVPVFRLKQDAVPGRTITGWFRPTRAGTYDIQCAEICGIGHGVMFGRIVVEDANEHAAWVAANTPVNSQ
- a CDS encoding cbb3-type cytochrome c oxidase subunit I; the protein is MAHAAATEVHGHDAHAHEHHGPTGILKYIWSTDHKIIAMQYLFTGMAMGVIGGLMAYVFRMQLAFPGMPVPGFGTVSPGEYNALVTNHGSIMIFWVAMPVLIAAFGNYLIPLMIGADDMVFPRINRLSYQVFLVSAILLLLSLVVEGGGFGGAWTSYPPLSANETYNLTPLGSSLWLTAVALEFVAFLLGGINFITTLMNSRAPGMKAYDIPLVVWMIVIASILFMLSVGPLIAGAVMLLFDQTIGTGFYDPLRGGDPILWQHLFWFFGHPEVYVVLLPAIGIVIEIVATFARKKLFGYKIMLYTAVATGVLSFFVWAHHQFIAGIDPRMANIFTVTTLLISVPIAELLFVMIATLYGGSITLNTPMLWALAFIAEFLIGGVTGIFLGASGADVYLHDTYFVLAHFHYTFFPIAIIGTFAALSYWFPKMFGRMMNDRLGKIHFWGTIIPFNFIFIPLFVLGLGGQHRRIYNFQNFPELAAMQPFRVLATVSLIIMLLFQIVFFYNLFHSMRKGEKAGKNPWKANTLEWTTESPPPHGNWPANEMPRVYRGPYEYAHPDREEDYWPQNLPA
- a CDS encoding cytochrome c oxidase subunit 3, whose translation is MKPIATTRYATGIPTGRLAIWWILASEVVIFGGLIAAYLMFRLGHPEWAEASAVTNMWIGAFNTFVLLSSSFTAVLAHQAAEQGDGPKAARLLSFTILGALIFLGVKSFEWYSEISHGYTITANGFWSFYYTAAGLHALHVIAGAVIMGFIARDARKNRELQRVELIGIYWHFVDVVWIFLFPLLYIAK
- a CDS encoding cytochrome C oxidase subunit IV family protein gives rise to the protein MSEHSEHHINYTRIYIILLVLLIVSIIGPEIGIRWLTLITAFGIALVKANLVIQNFMHLRTERRIMKWLLAASLVLMFLMFFAVAPDVMRHTGTNWQNDAAQAAIERGVGGGEHGGEAAH